From the Micromonospora echinospora genome, the window TCCTCGGCGAGCGTCAGGTCGCTGATCACCGACGAGCCGAGGTTGGAGGTGAGGATCAGGATGGCGTTGCGGAAGTCGACGGTGCGCCCCTGACCGTCGGTGAGCCGGCCGTCGTCGAGCACCTGGAGCAGGATGTCGAAGACGTCCGGGTGGGCCTTCTCCACCTCGTCCAGCAGGATCACCGAGTACGGCCGGCGGCGCACCGCCTCGGTGAGCTGCCCACCCTCCTCGTATCCGACGTAGCCGGGTGGGGCACCGACCAGCCGGGCGACGGAGTGCTTCTCGCCGTACTCGCTCATGTCGATGCGGACCATGGCCCGCTCGTCGTCGAAGAGGAACTCGGCGAGCGCCTTGGCCAGCTCGGTCTTGCCGACCCCGGTCGGGCCGAGGAAGAGGAAGCTGCCGGTCGGACGGTCCGGGTCGGCGACCCCGGCGCGGGCCCGCCGGACCGCGTCGGAGACGGCCGCGACCGCCTCGGACTGGCCGACCACCCGCTCACCCAGCGACTCCTCCATCCGGAGCAGCTTGGCGGTCTCGCCTTCGAGGAGACGGCCGGCGGGAATGCCGGTCCAGGAGGCGACCACGGCGGCGATGTCGTCCGCGCCGACCTCCTCCTTGAGCATCGCGCCGTCGGCCTGGAGCCGGGCCAGTTCCTCCTCCGCCTTCGCCAGGTCGGCCTGGAGCGCGGGGATGCGGCCGTACCGCAGCTCGGCGGCACGTTCCAGCTCGCCGTCCCGCTCGGCCCGCTCGGCCTCGCCGCCGAGCCGTTCCAGCTCCTCCTTGGCGGTGGAGAGCTTGGTGATGTGGCTCTTCTCCAGTTGCCAGCGGTCGGAGAGCGCGGTGAGCTGCTCCCGCTTGTCGGCCAGTTCCTTGCGCAGCCGGTCGAGGCGCTCGGCGGAGGCGGCGTCGGGCTCCTTGGCCAGCGCCATCTCCTCGATCTCCAGCCGGCGGACCGCCCGCTCGATCTCGTCCACCTCGACCGGCCGGGAGTCGATCTCCATGCGCAGCCGGGAGGCGGACTCGTCGACCAGGTCGATGGCCTTGTCCGGCAGGAACCGGTCGGTGATGTAGCGGTCCGACAGGGAGGCGGCGGCGACCAGGGCGGCGTCGGTGATCCGGACGCCGTGGTGCACCTCGTAGCGCTCCTTGAGGCCGCGCAGGATGCCGATGGTGTCCTCGATGGTCGGCTCGCCGACCAGCACCGGCTGGAATCGGCGCTCCAGGGCCGGGTCCTTCTCGATGTGCTCGCGGTACTCGTCGAGGGTGGTCGCGCCGACCATCCGCAGTTCGCCCCGGGCCAGCATCGGCTTGAGCATGTTGCCGGCATCCATCGAGCCCTCGCCCTTGCCCGCCCCGACCACGGTGTGCAGTTCGTCGAGGAAGGTGATGATCTGGCCGTTGGAGTTCTTGATCTCCTCCAGGACGGACTTGAGCCGTTCCTCGAACTGGCCCCGGTACTGCGCGCCGGCGACCATCGCGCCGAGGTCGAGCGAGACGAGCTTCTTGTCCCGCAGCGACTCGGGCACGTCCCCGGCGACGATCCGCTGGGCCAGGCCCTCGACGATGGCGGTCTTGCCGACGCCGGGCTCGCCGATCAGCACCGGGTTGTTCTTGGTACGCCGGGAGAGCACCTGGATGACCCGGCGGATCTCGGAGTCCCGGCCGATGACCGGGTCGATCTTGCCGTCGCGGGCGCTGGCGGTCAGATCGACGCCGTACTTCTCCAGGGCCTGGTAGGTCTGCTCGGGGTCGGCGGTGGTGACCCGGCGGTCTCCACCCCGGATCGTCGGGAAGGCGGCGACCAGGTTCTCCTCGGTGGCCCCGGCGGTCCGGAGCGCACCCGCGACCGCGCCGCCGACCCGGGCGAGGCCGGCGAGGAGGTGCTCGGTGGAGGTGTACTCGTCGCCGAGCGGCCGGGCGATCTGCTCGGCGGCCCCGATGGCGTTGACGAACTCCCGGGACAGGCTCGGCTCGGCGATGCTGGAGCCGCGCGCGGCGGGCAGCGCGTCGATCGCGCGTACGGTGGCCCGGCGCAGCTCGACCGGGTCGGACCCGGCGGCGCGCAGCAGGCCAGCGGCGGTGGAGCCGGCGGTGTCCAGCAGCGACAGCAGCAGGTGCCAGGGTTCGACGGTGGCGTGCCCGCGCTGGTTGGCGAGGGCGACGGCACCGGTGATGACCTCGCGGCTCTTGGTGGTGAGGCGTTCCGTGTTCATGGGCTCCCCCGGAATCGGCGTGTCCACTGAGAGAGACACAACCAGAGTTGAGCCTATTCCACTCAACTTCAGCGGTGTGAGCCGAGTCACACAAGCCGGTCAGCCGTGATCGAGGACGACCCTGGTCCAGCGCGCTCCGCCGAAGTACAGGCTGCCGCTGGTCAGGACGACGTCGCCCGGCCCACGGGCGCAGAGCGTGCCGTCGGCGAGCACCGTGAGGTGATGCTCCGGGGTGAGCGGCCAGGCCATCCGGTGGTACCGGTCGTTGGTCACCATCCCGGCCCCGTCCGGCCCGGTCACCACGACCATCCCACCGCCGACCGGAACCATCGACCGGATCCGCTCCGGCCGGTCCTCGGGGGACACCAGTTCCCAGCCCGGGCCGCCCTGCCGCCACAGCGCCGGGAAGGACGTCCGGTCCGGGCGCTCCCCGACCAGCCACGCCGTGTCCGTCCCGTCGATCACCGCCCGGAGCACGGAAACCTCGCCGTCGGGCGGGGACACCGCCAGCCGCCACCATCTCCGGCCGCCGTCGGGCGAGATCGCGGCGGCCGGCCGGCCGTCGTGCATCCCGGCCACGACGATCCGGTCGTCCCGCGAGGCGACGGTGTTGATCCCGGGTACGTCCGGCTGGGTGGCCAGCGGACGCAGCCGACGGCCGTCCCACTCGGCGACCTTCCCGGTGGCCTCGACGACCTGGAACCGCCCCTGCGCCCCCACCCAGACCGGGGGCGCGGAGCGGGAGTGCGTGAACGTGGTGCCGCCGTCGGTCGAGGTGTACCAGCCGTGCGGCTCGCTGAGCAGCACGAGCAGACCGGGGGCGGTGTAGAGCTGCTGGTTCTCGGCGGCGGGGCGGGGATGCCGCAGCTTCCGCCAGGACAGGCCGCCGTCGGCGGTGCCGTAGAGCAGAGCCGGGCAGGTGGGCGCGGGCGGCGTCCCGGCGCAGGTGGCGAAGAGGGCGTAACCGTGCCGTACGTCGGCGAACTCGACGTACGGCCGGTCGTACCGTTCCGGCACGGCGACCCGCACCTGGCGTACCTCGTCGAAGGAGGCCGGCGGCAGCGTCGTCGCCGGTGTCGCCGGTGTCGACGGAGCAGGTGGGGTCGACGGGGCCGGCGGCCGACGCCGGACGTCCCCGATCGAGCAGCCCGCGAGAGCTGGCACGAGCAGCAGTGTGACCAGCCACCGATAACGCCGCTCGGTCATGGCCCTCCTTCGCGCCGGTACCGTACCGTGACCGCCGTGCGAGTACGTGTCGAACAGACTGCCCTACCGGGAATCGGTGTACGTCACGACCTGTTGACGGAGTCCGGACGCCGGCTCGGCGTGGTGTCCCACCGCAACGGCCGACGCGACCTTGTCCTCTATGACCCTGATGATCCCGATTCATGCCAGCACGACATACCGCTGACCGACGACGAAGCGGAGGCGCTGGCCGACATCCTCGGCGCGTCGCTGATGCTCGGTCAGCTCACCGGGCTGCGGGAGCAGGCCGCCGGGCTGCTCACCGAGCAGATCGCCATCCCCGCCGGGTCGAAGTACGTCAACCGCCGGCTCGGGGACACCAAGACGAGGACCCGCACCAGCGCCTCCATCGTCGCCGTCCTGCGCGGCGGCGAGGTGTTCGCCTCGCCCGGTCCCACCTTCCGCTTCTCTGCCGGTGACGTGGTGGTCGTGGTCGGCACGCGCAAGGGACTCGACGGCGTCACAGCCATCCTGGCCGACAGCGACCCGGACGGCTGAGGCGCGGATGCACGACTTCACGACACTGCTCATCGAGGTTGGCGCGCTGCTGTTCCTGCTCGGCCTCCTCGGCCGGCTCAGCCGCCGGATCGGTCTCTCCCCCATCCCGCTCTACCTGCTCGCCGGCCTCGCGGTCGGGCACGGCGGCATCCTGGAGATGCACGCCAGCGAGGAGTTCTTCGCCGTCGGCGCGGAGATCGGTGTCATCCTCCTGCTGGTCATGCTCGGTCTGGAGTACTCGGCCAACGAACTCGTCGGCAACCTGCGCTCGGCCGCCCCGGCGGGCCTGATCGACGCCCTCCTCAACGCCCTCCCCGGCGCGGCCTTCGCGCTGCTGCTCGGCTGGGACTGGATCGCCGCCGTGGTGCTCGCCGGCATCACCTGGGTCTCCTCGTCCGGGGTGATCGCCAAGGTCCTCGCCGACCTGGGCCGGGTCGGTAACCGGGAGACACCGGTGGTCCTCTCGGTGCTGGTCATCGAGGACCTGGCCATGGCGCTCTACCTGCCGCTGGTCACCGCGCTGCTGGCCGGGGTCGGGCTGCTCGGCGGCGGGATCGCCCTGACCATCGCGGTCGGGACGGTGCTGCTGGTGCTGGTCGTGGCAATCCGGTACGGCCACCTCATCTCCACCGCGATGTCCGCGAAGGACCCGGAGGCGCTGCTGCTCGGGGTGCTCGGGATGACCCTGCTGGTCGCCGGCATCGCGGCGAAGCTCCAGGTGTCGGCCGCGGTCGGCGCGTTCCTGGTCGGCATCGCGCTCTCCGGTCCGGTGGCGCACCACGCGACCGAGCTGCTCACCCCGCTGCGGGACCTCTTCGCCGCGGTCTTCTTCGTCTTCTTCGGCCTGGTCACCGACCCCAGGGACATCCCGCCCGTGCTGCTGCCGGCGCTCGCCCTGGCCCTGGTGACGATGGGGACGAAGACGATCACCGGATACCTGGCCGCCCGCCGGGCCGGCATCGCCGAACCCGGACGATGGCGAGCCGGGCTCGCCCTGGTGCCCCGGGGGGAGTTCTCCATCGTCATCGCCGGACTGGCGGTGGCCAGCGGCGAGGTCCCCGCAGGGCTGGCCGCGCTCGCCACCGCGTACGTGCTGATCACCGTGGTGACCGGCCCGATGCTCGCCCGTCTGCCGGATTTCGCCTGGTTCAAGCAGTGGTTGCGGCGTCGGGCGGCGGCCCGACCGGTGGAACCGGTCCCGACCCCGGACTGATGCGACGTCGGCCGGCCGGGTCGCCCGGAAGGGGGAACCGGCCCGGCCGACGGTCGCTGAATCCGTCCCGCCGAGGTCTTCCGCCGTCGCGCCGGGCCGCGCTACCGTTTCGCCCCAGCACACCAGGTTCCCGCGGACACCCGGTACGCCCCGCGGGCACGAGCGGAAGGCTGCCGGTACGTGCCCGAGTCGACGTTCCCCGGCTTCGCCAATCCCGTCGACCCGTCTCCGACGGAGCTGCGGACGTGGGCGTACCAGCCGGACTCGGTGCCGCTGGCATCGATGCCGCCGGACTGGGACCTGCTCGTCGCCGGTGACCACCTGGTCCCGACCCTCTTCGAGCTCGCCATGGACCCGGCCTGCCCTGCCCGGCGGTTCGCCCTGCACTGCCTCTACATCTACGCCGCCGACGGCATCCGCACCCAGTTCCGCGCCCACCCGAAGCGTCGCCTGCGCAAGCTGGTAGAACAGGCCGAACTGACCGGCGACCACCTGGTCCGCACCTGGGCCTACAACGCCCGGGTGCTCATGGAACGACCCGACCTCTTCGACTACCACGACTGGTGCGAGGGCGGGTTGGTCCGGGAGAACCGCCGGATCGGCTGAGCCGGGAACGGGCGGCGACCGGTGGCCGGCCAGCCGGGAGCAGACCCGGTGCGGACGGGACGGGCCGGGACCCCCCGTGGATCCCGGCCCGTGGCTCAGGTGCGTCCCCCGTGCTTCCGACCCTTCTCGCCCGGCCCCGGCTGCGGTGCCGTCCGGTCCGGCCCGGTCCCGTCGCCCTCGGCGGCGCTCCGACGCTCGACGGCCCGGCCGGGCTTGCCGGCGAACCGACTCCCGGTGATGGCGTCGAACTTCTCCCGCACCGTCTCGGCGACCCGGTCCAGGCGCTCCTCGGCCTGCTGCGCCACCTTCTTCGCCGGCTCCGTCATGCGCCTCCCCCTCGCCGTCCACCCGCCCCTGGCTCCGCTCGGCCGCGACGGTGGGCCCGGCTGGTGCGGACTCGACCTGGTTCAGAGGCTAGTCGGGCGGAGCCGGCCGGAACGGCGGTTCCCCGGAACACGGCACCAGCCGGCAGCAGGGCGGCGAGGGGTGGCGGGCGGTGGTGAGCATGCGGCGAGCGGTGGTGAGCATGCGGTGAGGGGTGGTGAGCATGCGGTGAGGGGTGGTAGCAGGGGACCCCTGCCCATCAAAAAGCGGTAACAGGGGACCCCTGCTACCACGAAACGCGCGGAGTCAGCGGTCGGTGGAGCGGCGGGGGCGCCAGACCACCAGTGCGGTGGAGGTGCGGGTGGTGGGAACGATCTCCCGGCCGGGGAAGCGGGCCATCGCCTCCAGCTCGGCGATCCGCCGGTACGCGGCGTTCAGCTCCGCCTCCATCTCGGCGAGCCGGGCCTGGGCCTGCTCCAGGAGCTGCTCCAGGCCGATGATCCGCTTGATGCCGGCCAGGTTGACCCCGTCGTCCTGGCTGAGCCGCTGCACCTCACGCAGCAGCACCACGTCCCGGACGCTGTAGCGGCGACCGCCACCGGCCGCCCGCCCGGCCTGCACCAACCCGAGCCGGTCGTACTGCCGCAGCGTCTGCGGATGCATGCCCGCCATCCGTGCCGCGACCGAGATCATGAGTACCTTGGCGTCGTAGGCAGGGTCACCCGAGCCGACGAACCCGTCCGCCATCCCGCTCACCTCCGCGTGTGCTCCACCGTGCCGACCGAACCGACGCGTTGCCCACCGAACCGACGCGTTGCCTGAGCAACGTGTTGCTAACTGATGCGACGCACCCGCGCGTCGAGATGTTCCCGGGCCGCCGGCGGCGTGTTTGCGGCGAACTCCTCCAACGCGGCACGCGCCTCGTCGGAGAGTCGGGCCGGGACCACCACGTCCAGGGTGACCAGCAGGTCACCGGCCTGTCCGTCGCGGCGGACCACACCCTTGCCCCGGGCCCGCAGGACCCGGCCGCCGGGTGTGCCCGGCGGCACCCGCAGGGTCACCGCCCCGTCCAGCGTGGGCACCCGCAGGTCGGTGCCGAGCGTCGCCTCCGCGAAGGTGATCGGCACGGTCAGGGTCAGATCGTCCCCGCTCCGCCCGAACAGGTCGTCGGGACGCACCTTCACGTGCACGAAGAGGTCACCCGCCGGGCCGCCGCGCTCGCCCGGCTCGCCCCGGCCGGCCAGCCGGATCTTCTGCCCGTCGGCCACTCCGGCGGGGAACCGGACGTTGAGGGTGCGGGTCTTGGTGACCCCGCCGGTGCCCCGGCACTCGGGGCACTTCTCCTCGACGATCGTGCCGACACCCTGGCAGTTGCGGCAGGGCTCGGCGAAGCTGAACGACCCCTGGTTGCGGGTCACCATCCCGGAGCCGTGGCACTGGGCACAGGTCACCGGTCGGGTGCCGGGCTTGGCCCCGTCCCCGTGGCAGGTGTCGCAGACCCCCGGCGCGCGCAGCGTCAGCGGGAGGGTCACCCCGCGTACCGCGTCGGGGAAGTCCAACGCGACCTCGGCCTCGACGTCCCGGCCCCGGGCCGGACCACGCGGCCGCGCCGGGCCGCCCCCACCCCCGCCGGAGAACATCGAACCGAACAGGTCGGACGGGTTGAAACCACCGAACCGGCGGTCACCGCCGCCCGCACCGCCGCCGAACAGGTCGGAGACGTCGAACGGTACGCCACCGCCCGCGCCCCGGGCGTTGCGCCGGAACGCGCCCGAGCCGAAGAGCGTACGCATCTCGTCGTACTCGCGACGCCGCTTGTCGTCGGAGAGCACGTTGTACGCCTCGGAGGCGGCCTTGAACCGCTCCTCGGCCACCGGGTCGTCCGGGTTGTGGTCCGGGTGGGACTCCCGGGCCAGTTTCCGGTACGCCTTCTTGATGTCGTCCGAGGAGGCGGACTTGTCCACGCCGAGCACGGCGTAGAAGTCCTTCTCCAGCCAGTCCTTGGAACTCACCGGTCCACCCCCTTCCACCCGACGTGCACCGGGCCTCCCGTCCACCCGGTGTCGGTGGACGGGAGGACCCGGTCACGGTCTCGTACTACTCCGGATCGGCTACCGCGACCATCGCGGGCCGCAGCAGGCGCTCGCCGAGCTGGTAGCCCCGGCGCATCACCTGCACGCAGGTCGGCTCGCTGACCTCGGCCGAGGTCTGGTGCGCGACCGCCTCGTGCCGGGTCGGGTCGAAGGGGTCGCCCTGCTCACCGAAGACGGTGAGGCCGAACTTGCCCAGTGCCGTGGTGAGCTGCTCGGCCACCGTGCCGAACGGGCCCACCAGATCGCCGTGCTCACGTGCCCGGTCGAGGTCGTCGAGGATCGGCAGCAGCGCGGTGAGCACCGCGCCGGTCGCCTGTTCGCCGACCAGGGCCCGGTCCCGCTCGACCCGCTTGCGGTAGTTGGCGTACTCGGCCGAGACCCGTTGCAGGTCCCGGGTACGTTCCTCCAGCTCCGCCCGGAGCGCCTCCAACTCGGCCCCGAGCGGGGCGGTCGGAGCGCCGTCGGCCGGCGGCGCCGGGGCGTCGACCACCGGCGCGCCGTCCGAGGCCGTCTCGTCGACGGTCGAGGAGACCTCGTCGACCACCACCTCGGCCTCCTCGACCAGTCCCGTCGCGGATTCGGCTTCGTCCCCGGTGGAACCGGTCGGCGTCGCGGAGTCACCCCGCACCGAACCGGGGGTCTCCTCCGGGTCGGTGGCGCGTGGCTTGTCCGTCATGCGGCTACCTCAATCCCTCTGCCGTGGGTTCGTGACGGGGTGGGACGTCACTTCTTCCCGTCCTCGTCGACGATCTCGGCGTCGACCACGTCGTCGGCACCGCCCTTGGCGCCGCCCGGCGCGCCACCGGCGGCCCCGGCCGCGCCCGGCTGCTCGCCCTGCTCACCCTGCTGCTGGGCGTAGAGCAGCGAACCGGCCTGCTGGGAGACCTGCGCGAGCCGCTCGTGGGCCGACTTGATCTTCTCGATGTCCTGGCCACCGAGCGCGCCACGCAGCTCGCCGAGCGCCTCGTTGATCTGGTCGCGGTTCTCGCCCGGCAGCTTGTCGCCGCTCTCGGCGAGGAACTTCTCGGTCTGCCACTGGAGCGCCTCGGCCACGTTGCGGGTCTCGGCCTCCTCGCGGCGACGCTTGTCCTCCTCCGCGTGGTCCTCGGCGTCCCGGCGCATCCGCTCGATGTCGTCCTTCGGCAGCGAGGAGCCGCCGGTGATCGTCATCTTCTGTTCCTTGCCGGTGCCCAGGTCCTTGGCGTGCACGTTGACGATGCCGTTGGCGTCGATGTCGAAGGTGACCTCGATCTGCGGCACGCCACGCGGCGCGGGCGGGAGGCCGGTCAGCTCGAAGGTGCCGAGCTTCTTGTTGTAGGCGGCGATCTCCCGCTCGCCCTGGAAGACCTGGATCAGCACGGACGGCTGGTTGTCGTCGGCGGTGGTGAACACCTCGGACCGCTTGGTCGGGATGGTGGTGTTCCGCTCGATCAGCTTGGTGAAGATGCCGCCCTTGGTCTCGATGCCCAGGCTCAGCGGGGTCACGTCGAGCAGCAGGACGTCCTTGACCTCGCCCTTGAGCACGCCGGCCTGGAGCGCCGCGCCGACCGCGACGACCTCGTCCGGGTTGACGCCCTTGTTGGGCTCGCGGCCGGTGAGCTGCTTGACCAGGTCGGTCACCGCCGGCATCCGGGTCGAGCCGCCGACCAGGATGACGTGGTCGACGTCGGCGACCTTGATCCCGGCGTCCTTGACGGCCTGCTCGAACGGACCCTTGCAGCGGTCCAGCAGGTCCTGCGTCATCCGCTGGAACTCGGCGCGGCTGAGCGTCACGTCCAGGTGCAGCGGGCCGGCCGAACCGGCGGTGATGTACGGCAGGTTGATGTTGGTGTTGGTGGCGGCGGACAGCTCGATCTTGGCCTTCTCGGCGGCCTCGCGGAGCCGCTGGAGGGCCATCTTGTCCTGGGAGAGGTCGATGCCGTGCTCGCCCCGGAAGGTCTTCACCAGGTGGTCGATGATCCGCTGGTCCCAGTCGTCGCCACCGAGCTGGTTGTCACCGCTGGTGGACTTGACCTCGACGACGCCCTCGGCCAGCTCCAGCAGGGAGACGTCGAAGGTGCCACCACCGAGGTCGAAGACCAGGACGGTCTGCTCCTTGGAGCCCTTGTCCAGCCCGTACGCCAGGGCGGCGGCGGTCGGCTCGTTCACGATCCGCAGCACGTTGAAGCCGGCGATCTCACCGGCCTCCTTGGTGGCCTGGCGCTGGCCGTCGTTGAAGTACGCCGGGACGGTGATCACCGCGTCGGTGATCTGCTCGCCCAGGTACGCCTCGGCGTCCCGCTTGAGCTTCATCAGCGTCCGGGCCGAGATCTCCTGCGGGGTGTACTTCTTGCCGTCGATGTCGACGGTCCAGTTGGTGCCGATCTCCCGCTTGACCGACCGGATGGTCCGGTCCGGGTTGGTCACCGCCTGACGCTTGGCGACCTCACCGACGAGCACCTCGCCGTTGCGGGCGAACGCGACGATCGACGGGGTCGTACGCGAGCCCTCAGCGTTGGCGATGACGGTGGGCTCACCGCCCTCGAGAACGCTGACGCAGGAGTTCGTCGTGCCGAGGTCGATACCGACCGCACGTGCCATCTTCGCTTCCTCGCTTCGTAACGTTGAGCAGGTGACGGGCACCGCCCGAAGAACACCCACCGCAAGTTGAGTGGACTTGACTCAATAGTGCCACGCCTGTCGCGATCGTCAAGTCGAGGTTGAGTCGACCCGACGCAACCCTTAACACCGGACCCCGCTGTTGTCTTCCCTTGCCCCGGTCGGGCACGCTTTAGCGGTGACGACGCACGGGGAATCCGCCACCCACTCCGGCGCGCCCGCCGTCGCCTCCCCCCACAGCGGAGCAGCCACCGCCGCGGAGGACCCGAGCGGGACACCCGGGGACGACCTGTCCGCCGCCCTCGCCGGCCTGCGCGCCGCAACCACGGCCGCCCGCTTCCCGCTCGACCTGCCCTCCGCCGAGCCGGCCCGGCGTAACGCCGCCGCCCTCACCGACCAGCTCGACGACTACCTCCTGCCCCGGCTCGCCCGGCTCGACGCCCCGCTGCTGGTGGTGGTCGGCGGCTCCACCGGCGCGGGCAAGTCGACCCTGGTCAACAGCCTGGTCCAGGCCCGGGTCAGCGCCGCCGGGGTGCTCCGGCCCACCACCCGGTCGCCGGTGCTGGTCTGCAACCCGGCCGACTCGGTCTGGTTCCGTCAGGGCGAGCTGCTGCCCGGGCTGACCCGCACCAGCGAGCCCAGCGAGGATCCGCGCACCCTGCAACTGGTCACCGCACCCGCGCTCCCGGCCGGACTGGCCTTCCTCGACGCGCCGGACATCGACTCGGTGGTCGACGCCAACCGGGCGTTGGCCGGGCAGCTCCTCGCCGCCGCCGACCTCTGGCTCTTCGTCACCACCGCCGCCCGGTACGCCGACGCGGTCCCCTGGGAGCTGCTGCACAACGCCCGGGCCCGGGGAGCGGCCATCGCCCTCGTCCTGGACCGGGTTCCGCCGGAGGCCACCGAGGAGGTCTCCGCCCACCTCGCCGAGATGCTCGCCACCCACGACCTGGGCGCGGCCCCGCTCTTCGTCCTGCCGGAGACACAGGTCGACGGGCAGGGGCTGCTGCCGGAACGGGCGACGGCGCCACTGGGTGAGTGGTTCGCCCGGCTCGCCGCCGACGCGGAGGCCCGCGCCGCCGTGGTCCGGCAGACCCTCGACGGCGCGCTCGCCGCGCTCGGCCCGATCACCGAAACCCTCGCCGGGGCCGCCGACGAGCAGGCCACCGCCGCCGACGCGCTCGACGACCGGGTACGCGGCGCGTACCGCGGCGCCCAGCGCACCGTCGAGCAGGGCCTCTCCGACGGTCGACTGCTCCGGGGCGAGGTGCTGGCCCGCTGGCAGGAGTTCGTCGGCACCGGCGAGTTCTTCCGCACCCTGGAGGCGCGGATCGGACGGCTCCGCGACCGCGTCGTCGCGGCCGTCACCGGGCGACCGGCCCCCGCCAACGAGCTGCGTGACGCCATCGAGTCCCAGCTGGTCACCCTGCTGCGCGGGGTGGCCGCCGAGGCGGCCGAGAACGCGTACACCGGGTGGCGGGCCCACCCGGCCGGCGCGGCGCTGCTCGAACCGGACCTGGCGCATCCCTCCGCCGACCTGCCGGAACGCGCCGAGCGGCTGGTCCGCGACTGGCAGCGGGGCGTGCTGGACCTGGTCCGCACCGAGGGCGGCGACAAACGCTTCGTCGCCCGGACGGCGGCGTACGCGGTCAACGCCACCGGCCTCGCCGTGATGATCGCGGTGTTCGCCTCGACCGCCTTCGTGCCGACCGGGCTGGAGGTGGCCACCGGGGCGGGCACCACGGTCGCCGCGCAGGCCGTCCTCCAGGCGATCTTCGGCGACCAGGC encodes:
- a CDS encoding GTPase domain-containing protein, with the translated sequence MTTHGESATHSGAPAVASPHSGAATAAEDPSGTPGDDLSAALAGLRAATTAARFPLDLPSAEPARRNAAALTDQLDDYLLPRLARLDAPLLVVVGGSTGAGKSTLVNSLVQARVSAAGVLRPTTRSPVLVCNPADSVWFRQGELLPGLTRTSEPSEDPRTLQLVTAPALPAGLAFLDAPDIDSVVDANRALAGQLLAAADLWLFVTTAARYADAVPWELLHNARARGAAIALVLDRVPPEATEEVSAHLAEMLATHDLGAAPLFVLPETQVDGQGLLPERATAPLGEWFARLAADAEARAAVVRQTLDGALAALGPITETLAGAADEQATAADALDDRVRGAYRGAQRTVEQGLSDGRLLRGEVLARWQEFVGTGEFFRTLEARIGRLRDRVVAAVTGRPAPANELRDAIESQLVTLLRGVAAEAAENAYTGWRAHPAGAALLEPDLAHPSADLPERAERLVRDWQRGVLDLVRTEGGDKRFVARTAAYAVNATGLAVMIAVFASTAFVPTGLEVATGAGTTVAAQAVLQAIFGDQAVRNLARRARGDLLERVDTLLDEEAARFLARTASARPEADTAADLRAAAARVADARERADLDVTR